From Alteromonas australica, one genomic window encodes:
- a CDS encoding TonB-dependent receptor, which yields MNLKTRKTAVAALVSAALLCSPLSALAQESQDSEKKEAKDVELILVTGSFVRRSENFESPSPLAVVDSVAIDAIGAKNIADITQTLTINTGAENNPDAFTQNATAGTSNINLRGLGVASTLILLNNKRQVVNAQPTNEGLNFVDTSSLVPMIAIDRMEVVKDGASALYGSDAVAGVVNFITKRNYDGVMVSADYQDGAHGNNKEYILQGLWGASGDNGNVMAAISYTNRSPLFLSDRRLSRPEDDTSSLGNPASYFLNIPGMGALPIIDPYGCEEYGGSPNLLAPSGTIPGLDIGFCGFDFGKFYSYVADESRVNTYVSANYEFENDITWTAEFGMARNRAQRGGAPSFPILTSPIVPDYHPQNPFGQPVAFFGRAEGNGFEGDPANTESDTFRFSTNLQGVTDSGFWEISYTRAVNDFVFSVPDVLNTEFQLALYGLGGSNCDPVAGTPGEGNCEFYNPFATSYTSSPNSDYVVDSFTGKQVIDSKADLEVIEAFTSFDVFEVGGGYAALALGVQYRENQLSQDYDELSNQDSFTFVIGNPDIDGSQDVWAAFGELALPLTDDLDVQVALRYEDYGGNIGSTVDPKLAVSYRANDTLSFRGSISTSFRAPTVFLAQGGATSLQQILDPVQGAVAFVAVRTSGNEELKPEESTAYNLGVSFEPFRDLSLELDYWNFAFEDLIIQENAQAVLNADPTDPDRIVRAGDPLTGPLLQINNTYVNASELETSGLDFVASYKLETEAGSFTPSLNATYITKYDLKDPQAGNIDGAGRRNFNNIGVSSPELRMNLGLAWQHDIHAANLFVRYISSYDDDQNCSDGTANLTGCADGFYEIDSHVTVDAQYNIDLGALFETSQSYVLSLGGINLFDEDPPQLFTNSGFDSKVHDPRGRQIYARLAIEF from the coding sequence ATGAATTTAAAAACGCGTAAAACTGCGGTAGCTGCACTTGTTAGCGCTGCATTGCTGTGCTCACCTTTAAGCGCTTTAGCGCAAGAGTCACAGGACAGCGAAAAAAAAGAAGCAAAAGACGTTGAACTTATTTTAGTGACAGGGAGTTTTGTTCGTCGCAGTGAGAACTTTGAATCACCCTCTCCATTGGCCGTTGTCGACAGTGTAGCGATTGATGCAATTGGTGCAAAAAACATTGCCGATATTACTCAAACCTTAACCATTAATACCGGAGCAGAGAATAACCCTGATGCGTTTACGCAAAATGCAACGGCGGGCACCTCAAATATTAACCTACGGGGCTTAGGCGTAGCGTCTACCCTCATATTACTCAATAACAAGCGTCAGGTAGTTAATGCTCAACCAACGAACGAAGGGTTAAACTTTGTTGATACCAGCTCGCTGGTCCCCATGATTGCTATTGATAGAATGGAAGTCGTAAAAGACGGTGCTTCTGCGCTATACGGTTCCGATGCGGTCGCCGGCGTTGTTAACTTCATAACCAAGCGAAATTATGACGGCGTTATGGTGAGTGCGGACTATCAAGATGGTGCGCATGGCAACAATAAAGAATATATACTTCAAGGGCTGTGGGGGGCATCTGGCGACAATGGTAATGTGATGGCCGCCATTAGTTACACTAATCGTTCACCGCTATTTCTTAGCGATAGACGCTTGAGTCGCCCAGAAGATGATACTAGTTCACTAGGTAATCCCGCGTCTTATTTTCTCAATATTCCTGGCATGGGTGCGCTACCCATCATTGATCCCTATGGCTGTGAAGAGTACGGCGGTTCACCTAATTTGTTGGCACCTAGCGGCACAATACCGGGTCTTGATATTGGATTCTGTGGCTTTGACTTTGGTAAGTTCTATTCCTATGTGGCAGATGAAAGTCGCGTAAATACTTATGTTAGTGCCAATTATGAATTTGAAAATGACATTACGTGGACAGCAGAATTCGGTATGGCAAGAAATCGGGCTCAACGGGGCGGTGCGCCAAGTTTCCCTATTTTAACCTCGCCAATTGTGCCTGATTATCACCCGCAAAATCCCTTTGGACAGCCTGTCGCGTTTTTTGGTCGCGCGGAAGGTAATGGTTTTGAAGGTGACCCAGCCAACACAGAATCAGATACGTTTAGATTTAGTACCAACCTACAGGGGGTGACAGACAGTGGGTTTTGGGAAATAAGCTATACCCGAGCGGTAAATGACTTTGTTTTCAGTGTGCCAGATGTGCTTAATACTGAATTCCAATTGGCACTATACGGTTTAGGCGGCTCGAACTGTGATCCCGTGGCAGGAACGCCAGGGGAAGGAAATTGTGAGTTTTATAATCCGTTTGCCACTTCTTATACGTCTTCGCCTAACTCCGACTATGTGGTTGATTCATTCACCGGCAAGCAAGTCATCGACTCTAAGGCTGATCTTGAGGTCATAGAGGCCTTCACATCATTTGATGTATTTGAAGTTGGTGGTGGTTATGCAGCCCTAGCATTAGGGGTGCAATATCGAGAGAATCAACTATCGCAGGATTACGATGAGCTATCGAATCAAGACAGTTTTACCTTCGTCATTGGTAACCCAGATATCGACGGTAGTCAGGACGTGTGGGCCGCATTCGGTGAATTAGCGCTGCCGCTAACTGATGATTTAGATGTACAAGTGGCGTTAAGGTATGAGGATTACGGCGGTAATATAGGTAGCACGGTAGATCCAAAACTTGCAGTTTCATACCGCGCCAATGACACCTTGTCGTTTAGAGGCTCCATTTCTACCTCGTTCAGAGCGCCTACGGTGTTTTTAGCACAAGGTGGAGCAACGTCTTTGCAGCAGATACTCGACCCCGTGCAAGGTGCCGTGGCTTTTGTTGCCGTGCGAACCTCGGGTAACGAAGAGCTGAAACCAGAAGAGTCGACAGCGTACAACCTTGGGGTTTCGTTTGAACCATTTAGAGATTTATCACTGGAATTGGATTATTGGAACTTCGCATTTGAAGACCTAATTATTCAGGAAAACGCACAGGCGGTATTAAATGCCGATCCTACTGACCCTGACCGAATTGTCCGCGCTGGCGACCCACTCACCGGGCCATTGCTTCAAATTAACAACACCTATGTTAATGCAAGCGAGCTAGAAACGTCTGGTCTGGACTTTGTTGCCAGCTATAAACTGGAAACGGAGGCGGGGAGTTTTACGCCCTCACTGAACGCTACCTATATTACTAAGTACGACCTAAAGGATCCCCAAGCCGGTAATATTGATGGCGCGGGTAGACGTAACTTCAACAATATAGGTGTTTCTTCTCCAGAGTTGCGTATGAACCTAGGTTTAGCATGGCAGCATGACATTCATGCCGCGAACCTATTTGTACGCTATATCTCGTCTTACGATGATGACCAAAATTGTTCAGATGGCACCGCTAACTTAACGGGGTGTGCCGACGGCTTTTATGAAATTGACAGTCATGTCACGGTAGACGCGCAGTACAATATAGACTTAGGGGCGTTATTTGAAACCTCGCAAAGTTACGTGTTGTCGCTAGGTGGAATCAACCTGTTTGACGAAGATCCTCCACAATTGTTTACCAACAGTGGTTTCGACTCCAAAGTTCATGATCCTAGAGGTCGTCAAATATATGCGCGCCTTGCAATAGAGTTTTAA
- a CDS encoding LysR family transcriptional regulator has translation MNLNRIDLNLFAVFDAIYTAGSLTKAADVLCITQPAVSNSLARLREMLNDPLFVRTGHSMTPTPVAQNIIVPARQALALLRKSVQESHTFDPLTAEKSFNFASRDLLEASIMPRLVARLQNLAPNIGITNYEIPRSQVVSAMASGTLDFFADASTFTDPHLCKEKIAQDRFVVLARKNHPALKNGLDLDTFLRLGHINVSQRKSGAGPIDIALDKMGKRRKEVMRGQHFLTVPSTIVKTDLIACLPFHLAKHYDLAIYELPFDLAPVEYYLYWHVSADHDYAHMWMREQIMEVASNFKSHS, from the coding sequence ATGAATCTGAATAGAATTGATTTAAATCTGTTTGCTGTATTCGATGCGATATATACTGCAGGAAGCCTAACAAAAGCAGCAGATGTTCTTTGTATTACTCAGCCTGCGGTAAGTAATTCTCTGGCACGTTTGAGAGAGATGTTAAACGACCCCTTATTTGTTCGTACCGGTCATAGCATGACACCCACGCCCGTAGCGCAAAATATCATCGTGCCCGCCCGACAAGCCCTCGCACTGCTGCGAAAAAGTGTGCAAGAAAGCCACACCTTCGACCCGCTTACCGCAGAAAAATCATTTAATTTTGCCAGTCGCGATTTGTTGGAAGCTAGCATTATGCCTAGGCTTGTCGCTCGCCTACAAAATCTTGCGCCTAATATAGGTATTACTAACTACGAAATTCCTCGCAGTCAGGTGGTTTCTGCTATGGCAAGCGGTACTCTGGACTTTTTTGCTGACGCGTCTACCTTTACCGACCCGCATCTATGTAAAGAAAAAATTGCCCAAGACCGCTTTGTCGTTCTGGCAAGAAAGAACCACCCTGCCCTTAAAAACGGATTAGATTTAGACACCTTTTTGCGACTAGGCCATATCAATGTTTCCCAACGTAAGTCGGGGGCCGGGCCGATAGATATCGCGTTAGATAAAATGGGCAAGCGCCGTAAAGAAGTGATGCGGGGTCAACACTTTTTAACCGTACCCAGCACCATAGTAAAAACGGATCTCATTGCTTGCTTACCGTTTCACTTAGCCAAGCACTATGATTTAGCCATTTACGAACTGCCCTTCGACCTGGCGCCAGTAGAATACTATCTTTATTGGCACGTAAGCGCCGATCACGACTATGCACATATGTGGATGCGGGAACAGATTATGGAAGTGGCAAGCAATTTCAAAAGTCACTCATAA
- a CDS encoding DUF3718 domain-containing protein: MLKIVKTSLVIAATFGVSGLAQANVNEALANICTIVQADDKGELRKKMRTVASDYRLKLKDYYSGVSCSGNSLIRTAMLSNAVEAGSLLVKKMPKSDLSSPEADGKTLQAWVSEQGLESSPIAAVLNDRL; this comes from the coding sequence ATGTTGAAAATTGTTAAAACTTCTCTAGTTATTGCGGCCACATTCGGCGTGTCTGGACTAGCACAAGCGAACGTAAACGAAGCATTAGCTAATATTTGTACCATTGTTCAAGCGGACGACAAAGGCGAACTACGTAAAAAGATGCGTACCGTCGCCTCAGATTATCGCTTGAAGTTAAAAGATTATTACTCTGGCGTAAGCTGCAGTGGTAACAGCCTTATCCGCACAGCAATGTTAAGTAACGCGGTAGAAGCGGGTTCATTACTGGTTAAGAAGATGCCAAAGAGCGATTTATCTTCTCCAGAAGCAGATGGAAAGACCTTACAAGCGTGGGTATCTGAGCAAGGTTTAGAAAGCAGCCCTATTGCCGCGGTACTAAACGACCGCTTATAA
- a CDS encoding 4a-hydroxytetrahydrobiopterin dehydratase, whose amino-acid sequence MANKLTSSEVQHALSTLNNTLEEGQTWQLENNAIVKTFTFKSFIRAFGWMSQIAIWAEKLNHHPEWFNVYNRVEVKLSTHDLNGLSDLDFKLADKMEKLCD is encoded by the coding sequence ATGGCGAACAAATTAACCTCATCAGAAGTTCAACACGCGTTATCGACATTAAATAACACGTTGGAGGAAGGTCAAACTTGGCAACTTGAAAACAATGCCATTGTAAAAACCTTTACCTTTAAAAGTTTTATTCGTGCATTTGGTTGGATGTCTCAAATTGCTATTTGGGCAGAAAAGCTTAATCACCACCCCGAATGGTTTAACGTTTATAACCGTGTAGAGGTTAAATTATCAACACACGACCTTAATGGGCTTAGCGATTTAGACTTTAAACTTGCAGATAAAATGGAAAAGTTATGTGATTAA
- a CDS encoding purine-cytosine permease family protein, with amino-acid sequence MNSTSEKVDFSQISDEQLPVAKHELKGWKHFMGLYAGEHVAATEFVFGATFVALGATMTDILLGLLIGNLLAVLSWTLITTPIAVETRLSLYTYLQKIAGDSMTKLYNWANVIIFTVISAAMITVSATAVRFALGIPAQLNWYPTNMAFVAVVCAVGVIVVFVAMYGFNAVSDFSRICAPWLFTMFIAGPLVLMPALADAVIGQTFLTSWADFMHIGSTSVWTGLTQSGEPGIGLLEVIGFSWAANTITHFGLIDMALLRYAKKKRYGLCTSAGMLFGHYIAWISAGIMGAGTAVIVQKSIVELDPGDVAFHALGLSGLVIVIVAGWTTANANLYRAGLAAQAIFKDKSRNKTTAIVGLVTVAIACFPFVFTKLLPLLTYAGLLVVPVGAIVFAEHVIFPRIGYTRYWAHFQSLTHSTPAVASWGLGLVFGFGLNALDVISFYYLFIPTWFFTIFVYTVLAAKYGAKREYPQEEAQMASFDQKVEAHHQMQADALPDHVEDTSLVSRVLKVVSVSSLFITIALALNTFSFSADVTGYESNRELFFNIAFACTVIYFITAYWAMRRQKALAK; translated from the coding sequence ATGAATTCGACTTCAGAAAAAGTAGATTTTTCGCAAATTAGCGATGAGCAGCTGCCGGTTGCAAAACATGAGCTTAAGGGGTGGAAACACTTCATGGGCCTGTATGCCGGTGAGCACGTAGCGGCCACAGAATTTGTCTTTGGCGCAACGTTCGTGGCACTCGGTGCTACCATGACAGACATTCTATTGGGCTTACTCATTGGTAATTTACTGGCCGTGCTAAGTTGGACACTCATTACCACGCCTATCGCAGTCGAAACTCGATTAAGTTTATATACTTACTTGCAGAAAATTGCAGGTGATTCGATGACCAAGCTTTATAACTGGGCAAATGTCATCATCTTTACGGTAATCTCAGCTGCTATGATTACGGTGTCGGCTACCGCCGTTCGATTTGCCCTAGGCATCCCAGCCCAGCTCAATTGGTACCCCACAAACATGGCATTTGTTGCCGTGGTGTGTGCAGTGGGTGTTATCGTGGTTTTTGTGGCTATGTATGGCTTTAACGCGGTGTCTGACTTTTCACGTATTTGTGCGCCTTGGCTATTTACCATGTTCATCGCCGGCCCCTTGGTGCTTATGCCCGCATTAGCAGACGCTGTTATTGGCCAAACATTCCTTACTAGCTGGGCCGACTTTATGCACATAGGCAGTACGTCTGTGTGGACGGGATTAACCCAAAGTGGTGAGCCTGGCATTGGTTTGCTCGAAGTCATTGGTTTCTCTTGGGCAGCCAATACTATTACCCACTTCGGTCTTATCGACATGGCGCTACTTCGTTACGCCAAGAAAAAACGTTATGGTCTATGCACCTCTGCGGGTATGTTGTTTGGGCACTATATTGCGTGGATTTCTGCAGGCATCATGGGTGCTGGTACAGCTGTAATTGTACAAAAATCTATCGTAGAACTCGATCCAGGCGACGTTGCATTCCACGCGTTGGGTTTATCAGGGTTAGTCATTGTTATTGTAGCGGGATGGACAACAGCAAATGCTAACTTGTATCGCGCAGGCTTAGCAGCACAAGCCATATTTAAAGACAAGTCTCGTAATAAGACTACCGCAATTGTGGGCTTAGTGACTGTTGCTATCGCGTGCTTCCCGTTTGTCTTTACAAAGCTTCTTCCACTTTTAACCTATGCTGGCTTGTTAGTTGTTCCAGTGGGCGCCATTGTTTTTGCCGAACACGTTATTTTTCCACGCATTGGTTACACCCGCTATTGGGCACATTTCCAAAGCCTGACCCATAGTACTCCTGCTGTAGCTAGCTGGGGACTAGGTTTGGTTTTCGGTTTTGGTCTAAATGCGTTGGATGTTATTTCGTTCTATTACCTATTTATTCCAACCTGGTTCTTTACCATCTTTGTGTACACAGTATTGGCAGCCAAATATGGCGCTAAACGTGAGTACCCTCAAGAAGAAGCGCAAATGGCATCGTTTGATCAAAAGGTAGAGGCTCATCATCAGATGCAGGCCGACGCGCTACCTGATCACGTTGAAGATACATCATTGGTGTCTCGTGTACTAAAAGTGGTTTCTGTTTCAAGTTTATTTATCACTATAGCCTTGGCGCTTAATACATTTTCATTCAGTGCAGATGTCACTGGCTACGAAAGTAACCGTGAACTTTTCTTCAATATCGCTTTTGCATGCACGGTTATTTATTTCATCACTGCTTACTGGGCAATGCGTCGCCAGAAGGCACTTGCAAAATAA
- a CDS encoding mechanosensitive ion channel family protein encodes MEFPNIDDVYTLLSDKLESWLEQAITLLPNIVVAFLIAIGFGLLAKIVGKWVGKLMRRTFESRQIAGLLTSIIKAVIVVAGIFIALDFVGLSGTVTSLLAGAGIVGLAIGFAFQDMTENFIAGVAMGIRKPFDIGDVIEADGVFGNVKEINLRNTLVETFYGQLEVIPNKILFRNILTNYSYLGYRRIEVPVGISYADDVEKAAEVITEAMREKDYVIKKDETAVYAEGFGDSSINLLLWFWIRYPGDPGFMVVRHDAVVTVKRVLEENDILIPFPIRTLDFNSKGSDNLDNMLTSASKSKHSKAQENPDSPSLDKSEEGDGADE; translated from the coding sequence ATGGAATTTCCAAACATTGATGACGTGTACACCTTACTTAGCGACAAACTTGAAAGCTGGTTAGAACAAGCAATCACGCTGTTACCTAACATTGTTGTAGCCTTTTTAATTGCAATCGGCTTTGGGCTTTTAGCTAAAATTGTGGGCAAGTGGGTGGGCAAACTCATGCGCCGTACCTTCGAGTCGCGCCAAATTGCAGGGCTACTCACATCAATCATTAAAGCCGTTATTGTAGTAGCGGGTATTTTCATTGCTTTAGATTTTGTCGGTTTATCAGGCACAGTGACTTCGTTGCTTGCCGGAGCGGGTATTGTCGGACTGGCTATCGGCTTCGCTTTCCAAGATATGACAGAAAACTTTATTGCTGGGGTGGCAATGGGTATTCGCAAACCCTTCGATATTGGCGACGTTATAGAAGCGGATGGTGTTTTCGGTAACGTGAAGGAAATAAACCTGCGAAATACCTTGGTTGAAACCTTCTACGGTCAATTGGAAGTCATTCCCAATAAAATTTTATTTCGCAACATACTCACGAATTACTCTTACCTTGGTTATCGACGCATCGAGGTACCGGTTGGTATTTCCTATGCCGATGACGTGGAAAAAGCCGCTGAGGTAATTACTGAGGCCATGAGAGAAAAGGATTATGTGATTAAAAAAGATGAAACTGCAGTTTACGCAGAAGGGTTCGGTGACTCTAGCATTAATCTTTTACTTTGGTTTTGGATACGTTACCCCGGCGATCCGGGCTTTATGGTGGTGCGTCACGACGCTGTTGTCACGGTGAAACGTGTCTTGGAAGAAAACGATATTCTTATCCCCTTCCCCATACGGACATTGGATTTTAATTCTAAGGGAAGCGACAACTTAGACAACATGTTAACCAGCGCAAGCAAGTCTAAACACAGTAAGGCGCAAGAAAACCCAGATTCCCCCTCGCTAGATAAATCTGAAGAGGGAGACGGCGCCGACGAATAA
- a CDS encoding HAD family hydrolase — MSDIKLVIFDCDGVLIDSECLSMQTWQSLLNDYGITITDTYFVSRFLGKSMQHVESQVKQDFNFELTEQVVNQFQQQLQARFESHLHASPGVLSVLDNLNVPYCLATSSSQSRTQHALACSGLTPYFENKQFTRSMVANGKPAPDLFLLAADSMGVKPEDCLVIEDSLAGIQAARAANMHVLHYIGGSHLTAPACNDVDILDSWGVFFSQYANLRHNEMNK; from the coding sequence GTGTCGGACATCAAACTTGTTATTTTCGATTGCGATGGCGTGTTAATCGACAGTGAATGTTTATCAATGCAAACCTGGCAATCGTTACTGAATGACTATGGCATCACCATTACCGACACGTATTTTGTTTCCAGATTTCTCGGTAAAAGCATGCAACACGTTGAGAGTCAGGTTAAGCAAGATTTCAATTTCGAGCTTACCGAACAGGTAGTCAATCAATTCCAACAGCAACTACAAGCTCGATTCGAGTCTCATCTACACGCTTCCCCCGGTGTACTTTCAGTACTGGACAACTTAAACGTGCCCTATTGCCTGGCCACAAGTAGTTCTCAATCACGTACCCAACATGCCTTAGCCTGTTCAGGGCTAACACCCTATTTTGAGAACAAACAATTTACACGCTCTATGGTGGCTAACGGGAAACCGGCTCCAGACTTGTTTTTACTGGCGGCCGATTCCATGGGGGTGAAACCAGAGGATTGTTTGGTTATTGAAGACTCTTTAGCAGGTATTCAAGCGGCACGAGCGGCAAATATGCATGTACTGCATTATATAGGTGGCAGCCACTTAACCGCGCCAGCGTGTAACGATGTTGACATACTAGACAGTTGGGGCGTGTTTTTTTCGCAGTACGCAAACCTAAGACATAATGAGATGAATAAATGA
- a CDS encoding entericidin A/B family lipoprotein, translating to MENLTKAKQLRHLFTALLFASTLGGINGCATIEGAGEDIQSAGEAVEEGAQEASN from the coding sequence ATGGAAAATTTAACCAAAGCAAAGCAGTTAAGACACCTATTTACGGCCCTGCTGTTCGCCTCTACCCTTGGCGGTATTAACGGTTGTGCCACAATAGAAGGCGCTGGTGAAGATATTCAAAGTGCCGGTGAAGCCGTTGAAGAAGGTGCGCAAGAGGCATCTAACTAA
- a CDS encoding mannitol dehydrogenase family protein, which translates to MQSQSSFRLRQSSLSTLPSHIEIPQYDASKVTTGIVHIGVGGFHRSHEAMYVNNYMNQTGDLSWGICGIGLRDADKKMQDTLVSQDYLYSLVEKHPSGERKVSVIGAICDFMMATENPEAVIDKMSSEDVKIVSLTITEGGYNFDPVTGEFIADNPDVLHDIANPTAPKLVFGYLLAALKARKDAGIKPFTIMSCDNIQHNGDVLKAMVLAYINLVDAAFAQWVEENVAFPNSMVDRITPATTQDDIAELASLGIEDTWPVVCEPFHQWVIEDDFCHERPAFEQVGAQFVKHVAPYEKLKLRMLNAGHSVLGLVGSLAGFDTIHGSMENTALRDMLGEFMRAEVKPNLDPVGDMDVNEYGQILLARFANPNIKDALSRICLESSAKIPVFLLPTLNDNLANDGNIDISALVLASWAYYSQFHTSQQGKALEVQDQMADELQSAAKGYSEDKLAFLKVRSIFGDLVENPRFTEVYQGYLSKLHEGVPVLDIVETLAPQVSKAS; encoded by the coding sequence ATGCAGTCGCAATCAAGTTTTCGCTTACGTCAATCTAGCCTTTCTACGTTGCCTAGCCACATAGAAATTCCACAGTATGACGCAAGTAAGGTTACAACCGGCATTGTTCACATCGGCGTGGGTGGTTTTCACCGCTCACACGAGGCTATGTACGTCAACAATTACATGAATCAAACAGGTGACCTTTCGTGGGGAATCTGTGGTATAGGCTTGCGTGACGCCGACAAAAAAATGCAGGACACGCTAGTGAGTCAAGATTATCTTTACTCACTGGTAGAAAAGCACCCTAGCGGTGAACGTAAAGTCAGTGTGATTGGCGCTATTTGTGACTTTATGATGGCGACTGAAAACCCCGAAGCGGTTATCGACAAAATGTCATCGGAAGACGTAAAAATTGTCTCTCTTACCATTACAGAAGGGGGTTACAATTTTGACCCTGTCACGGGTGAGTTTATTGCAGATAATCCAGATGTATTGCACGACATTGCTAACCCCACCGCGCCAAAGCTTGTTTTTGGTTATTTACTGGCAGCATTGAAAGCACGTAAAGACGCCGGCATTAAGCCGTTTACTATTATGTCATGTGACAACATCCAGCATAATGGTGATGTGCTTAAAGCGATGGTACTGGCTTATATCAACCTCGTTGATGCCGCCTTTGCTCAGTGGGTAGAGGAAAATGTAGCATTTCCCAATTCTATGGTAGATAGGATTACGCCGGCAACCACACAAGATGATATTGCTGAACTTGCGAGCCTTGGCATTGAAGATACCTGGCCGGTCGTTTGTGAGCCATTTCATCAATGGGTTATTGAAGATGATTTTTGCCACGAGCGTCCCGCGTTTGAACAGGTTGGGGCACAGTTTGTTAAACACGTCGCGCCTTACGAAAAACTGAAGTTGCGTATGCTTAATGCGGGGCATTCGGTTCTAGGCCTGGTGGGTTCGCTTGCGGGTTTCGATACTATTCACGGTAGTATGGAAAATACAGCGCTACGAGATATGTTAGGCGAGTTTATGCGAGCGGAGGTGAAGCCTAATTTAGACCCTGTGGGCGATATGGATGTGAATGAGTATGGCCAAATCTTATTGGCACGCTTTGCTAACCCAAATATTAAAGATGCATTATCACGGATATGTCTAGAAAGCTCGGCGAAGATCCCCGTTTTCTTACTGCCAACGCTTAATGATAATTTGGCGAACGATGGAAATATTGATATTTCTGCGCTTGTGCTTGCATCTTGGGCCTACTACAGCCAGTTCCATACCTCGCAACAGGGCAAGGCGCTGGAGGTTCAAGATCAAATGGCGGATGAATTACAATCTGCGGCAAAAGGTTACAGCGAAGATAAGCTTGCGTTTCTAAAAGTACGCAGCATCTTTGGTGACTTGGTAGAAAATCCTCGTTTCACCGAAGTATATCAAGGGTATTTATCCAAGCTTCACGAAGGCGTACCCGTGTTAGATATTGTTGAAACCCTGGCACCTCAAGTGTCAAAAGCGAGCTAA
- a CDS encoding MaoC family dehydratase, whose amino-acid sequence MKCLIDLKIGDTLSQAEWMTVTQPMINQFADATGDHQWIHLDSERCKNESPFKTTIAHGFLTASLMPKAFAEVIEDSPRIASTINYGIDKLRFLEPVRCNDGVKFQFTVVGIDDKPMGALYKVEATAQLKSCEKPALIGTFLMLAVLK is encoded by the coding sequence ATGAAATGTCTCATTGACTTAAAGATCGGCGACACGTTATCGCAGGCAGAATGGATGACCGTCACGCAGCCTATGATTAATCAGTTTGCTGATGCCACGGGAGACCATCAATGGATTCACTTAGACAGTGAGCGGTGTAAGAACGAAAGCCCTTTTAAAACCACGATCGCTCATGGGTTTCTCACGGCCTCACTTATGCCAAAAGCGTTCGCTGAGGTTATTGAAGATTCACCACGTATAGCGTCAACCATCAACTATGGCATAGACAAACTCAGGTTTTTAGAGCCCGTACGATGCAACGACGGGGTAAAGTTTCAATTTACCGTGGTGGGGATTGACGACAAACCTATGGGGGCACTTTATAAGGTTGAGGCTACTGCACAACTGAAGTCATGTGAAAAACCTGCGCTAATAGGTACGTTTTTAATGCTGGCAGTACTAAAATAA